A DNA window from Polyangiaceae bacterium contains the following coding sequences:
- a CDS encoding GAF domain-containing protein, with product MTTSVVGNGGGRKLSPRAEKSVGLLSRVALELSQSPRLSGATVSRPHPLLLQVRRGSHSVLLAPASVWDKGRDLLAPFADGIAAYETRVILMGRPSDASLDEALNRGLAALVSEEPSTAELTVALHQAFELIEVKARSESRGKWINRYRYELGELIEIARALTTEREIDSLLSLILEKSRFVTGADAGSVYVVEGEDPDLTRCSLRFKTSQNDSISFDSREFTMPISRRSMAGYVALEKKTVGIADVYEMPADSPFGFDRSFDEKIGYRTKSMLCTPLVSKGGDVIGVLQLINKKREPSQKLLSKDDAERMVVPFDERSEQLLHTLAAQAGIALENAMLYEEIRSIFEGFVRASVDAIEQRDPTTSGHSRRVAELTVGLAHAVERIDAGPYKDVLWKREDIREIEYASLLHDFGKIGVREHVLVKAKKLYPHELDAIRDRFDFVARTIQVDVLTKKVHAVERNAAASELEALDKELEERLAELEEAWNTISHANEPTVLAAGDFKRIGELARQTYHRLDGSQSALLLDPEVKSLSVTRGSLTAEEFDEIRSHVTHTYRFLSKIPWGKTFSRVAVIAGAHHERLNGTGYPNRLHSAEIPLQSKMMTISDIFDALTASDRPYKRAVPVEKALDILGFEVKDGHVDAELVRIFTEAKPWEQIMGALY from the coding sequence GTGACGACGAGCGTCGTAGGCAACGGCGGCGGGCGGAAGCTGAGCCCGCGGGCGGAAAAGAGCGTGGGGCTCTTGTCTCGGGTGGCTTTAGAGCTGTCGCAGTCCCCACGCCTTTCGGGAGCCACGGTGAGCCGGCCGCATCCGCTTCTGTTGCAGGTGAGGCGTGGTTCGCACTCCGTCTTGCTGGCCCCCGCCAGCGTGTGGGACAAGGGGCGTGACCTGCTCGCGCCCTTTGCCGATGGCATCGCGGCCTACGAGACCCGCGTCATCCTGATGGGACGCCCCAGCGACGCCAGCCTGGACGAAGCCTTGAATCGCGGTCTCGCGGCGCTGGTCTCGGAGGAACCGTCCACGGCGGAGCTCACGGTGGCCCTGCACCAAGCCTTCGAGCTGATCGAGGTGAAGGCGCGCAGCGAGAGCCGCGGCAAGTGGATCAACCGCTACCGCTACGAGCTCGGCGAGCTGATCGAAATCGCGCGGGCGCTGACCACCGAACGCGAGATCGACAGCCTGCTCTCGCTGATCTTGGAGAAGAGCCGCTTCGTCACCGGCGCGGACGCCGGCAGCGTATACGTCGTGGAGGGCGAAGATCCGGACCTCACGCGCTGCTCGCTGCGCTTCAAGACCAGCCAGAACGACTCCATTTCCTTCGACTCCCGCGAGTTCACCATGCCCATCAGCCGACGCAGCATGGCGGGCTACGTGGCGCTGGAAAAGAAGACCGTCGGCATCGCGGACGTGTACGAGATGCCCGCGGACTCGCCCTTCGGCTTCGACCGCTCCTTCGACGAGAAGATTGGCTACCGCACCAAGAGCATGCTGTGCACGCCGTTGGTGTCCAAGGGCGGCGACGTGATCGGCGTACTGCAGCTCATCAACAAGAAGCGCGAGCCGTCGCAGAAGCTGCTTTCCAAGGACGACGCCGAGCGCATGGTGGTGCCCTTCGACGAACGTAGCGAGCAGCTCCTGCACACGCTGGCGGCGCAGGCCGGCATCGCCCTCGAGAACGCGATGCTGTACGAGGAGATCCGCAGCATCTTCGAAGGCTTCGTGCGCGCCAGCGTGGACGCCATCGAGCAACGGGATCCGACCACCAGCGGTCATTCGCGACGCGTGGCGGAGCTCACCGTGGGGCTCGCTCACGCGGTGGAGCGAATCGACGCCGGCCCCTATAAAGACGTGCTCTGGAAGCGTGAGGACATCCGCGAGATCGAGTACGCGTCCCTGCTTCACGACTTCGGCAAGATCGGCGTGCGAGAGCACGTGCTGGTGAAGGCCAAGAAGCTCTATCCGCACGAGCTCGATGCCATTCGAGATCGCTTCGACTTCGTCGCGCGCACCATCCAGGTGGACGTGCTCACCAAGAAGGTGCACGCCGTGGAGCGCAACGCCGCGGCTTCGGAGCTCGAAGCTCTGGACAAGGAGCTCGAAGAGCGCCTGGCGGAGCTGGAAGAGGCGTGGAACACCATCAGCCACGCCAACGAGCCCACGGTGCTCGCGGCGGGCGACTTCAAGCGCATCGGCGAGCTCGCGCGGCAGACGTATCACCGGCTGGATGGCAGCCAGTCCGCGCTGCTCCTGGATCCCGAGGTGAAGTCCTTGAGCGTGACGCGGGGGTCGCTGACGGCGGAGGAGTTCGACGAGATCCGCAGCCACGTGACCCACACCTATCGCTTCCTCTCGAAGATCCCTTGGGGCAAGACGTTCTCGCGGGTGGCGGTGATCGCCGGGGCCCATCACGAGCGCCTCAACGGCACGGGCTACCCGAATCGCCTGCACAGCGCGGAGATCCCGCTGCAAAGCAAGATGATGACCATCAGCGACATCTTCGATGCGCTGACGGCGAGCGATCGCCCCTACAAGCGGGCCGTGCCGGTGGAGAAGGCCCTCGACATCTTGGGCTTCGAGGTGAAGGACGGCCACGTGGATGCCGAGCTCGTGCGCATCTTCACCGAAGCGAAGCCCTGGGAGCAGATCATGGGTGCTCTGTACTGA
- a CDS encoding PhoH family protein has translation MDAAPYSESLEVESTSVLLALSGPQNALLGEVSRQSGAEVSLRGNVIYLSGVEDDVRVAHRFLTDAATLVSRGYEIGPHDVARSLRGLRKHPESSLVDLLDEVILITPRRRPVVPKGPAQRLYIEAIKNHDLTFGIGPAGTGKTYLAMAMAASALMQKKVKRIILTRPAVEAGEKLGFLPGDLAEKVNPYLRPLYDAMHDMLEFDKVEQMRARGQIEVAPLAFMRGRTLNDSFVILDEAQNATSEQMRMFLTRLGFASKAVVTGDITQTDLPSGARSGLREARDLLSEVDGISFCAFTDADVVRHPLVQKIVVAYEARDEEVRRQKEERRAAREAEAAEGEES, from the coding sequence ATGGATGCCGCCCCCTACAGCGAGAGCCTCGAGGTCGAGAGCACCTCGGTGCTGCTGGCGCTGTCGGGGCCGCAGAACGCCCTGCTCGGCGAAGTGTCCCGGCAGAGTGGCGCCGAGGTGAGCCTGCGCGGAAACGTGATCTACCTTTCCGGCGTGGAAGACGACGTGCGCGTCGCGCATCGCTTCCTCACGGACGCCGCCACGTTGGTCAGCCGCGGCTACGAGATCGGCCCGCACGACGTCGCGCGCTCGCTCCGCGGGCTACGCAAGCACCCGGAGTCGTCCCTCGTCGATTTGCTGGACGAGGTGATCCTCATCACGCCGCGGCGGCGACCGGTGGTGCCCAAGGGTCCGGCGCAGCGGCTGTACATCGAGGCCATCAAGAACCACGACCTCACCTTCGGCATTGGCCCGGCGGGCACGGGCAAGACGTACTTGGCGATGGCCATGGCCGCCAGCGCGCTGATGCAGAAGAAGGTGAAGCGCATCATCTTGACCCGACCTGCGGTGGAGGCGGGCGAGAAGCTCGGCTTCCTGCCCGGGGATCTGGCCGAGAAAGTGAATCCGTACCTGCGTCCGCTGTACGACGCGATGCACGACATGCTCGAGTTCGACAAGGTCGAGCAAATGCGGGCACGCGGGCAGATCGAGGTCGCGCCGTTGGCGTTCATGCGCGGCCGGACGCTGAACGACTCCTTCGTGATCCTGGACGAAGCGCAGAACGCGACCAGCGAGCAGATGCGCATGTTTCTCACGCGCCTGGGCTTCGCCTCCAAGGCCGTGGTCACCGGTGACATCACGCAGACGGACCTGCCGTCCGGCGCGCGGAGCGGCCTGCGAGAGGCGCGGGATCTGCTGTCGGAAGTGGACGGCATCTCCTTCTGCGCCTTCACCGACGCGGACGTGGTGCGTCACCCCCTGGTGCAGAAGATCGTCGTGGCCTACGAGGCGCGCGACGAAGAAGTCCGGCGGCAGAAAGAGGAGCGGCGGGCCGCGCGAGAGGCGGAGGCTGCGGAAGGGGAAGAATCGTGA
- a CDS encoding penicillin-binding protein: MPVVRGDIGLDGALRKLAPRAQNVAEKPKGPSFEGLDLMRLQLRPRRVLTPLRDGKYAELTLDPVVQRAAEGEMKKYRVPEAGVVVMDVKTGNLIAYASYVNQGEKFDVNARAEAPAASVFKVVTASALVEKAGLNAHTEQCYHGGRSRIMADELREDPKRDKWCATMAMALGRSLNVVFARLAQKHLTPEDETAMGGAYGFGAPVPFVIPNEAPKIEMPNDPLEFARASAGFWHTSLSPLAAVVLAQTVANGGVALQPRIVRAVYEGQEKVWEDTDEPTTLRRAVKPETAAEVTQMMKETVANGSAYKSFHDRRGRPYLPGITVAGKTGTLTRHKANRLYTWFVGFAPAEKPEVAIASLVVNTPTWRIKGPELARNVLRAYFATKGVKGVHAP; encoded by the coding sequence GTGCCGGTGGTTCGCGGCGACATCGGTCTCGATGGTGCACTCAGAAAGCTCGCCCCCCGAGCGCAAAACGTGGCGGAAAAGCCCAAGGGGCCGAGCTTCGAAGGGCTCGACCTGATGCGGCTGCAGCTCCGGCCCCGACGCGTGCTCACGCCCCTCAGAGACGGAAAATACGCGGAGCTGACGCTGGATCCGGTGGTGCAGCGGGCGGCCGAAGGCGAGATGAAGAAGTACCGCGTGCCGGAGGCCGGCGTCGTGGTGATGGACGTCAAGACGGGCAACCTGATCGCCTACGCAAGCTACGTGAACCAAGGCGAGAAGTTCGACGTCAACGCCCGGGCAGAAGCGCCGGCGGCGAGCGTGTTCAAGGTGGTGACGGCCTCCGCGTTGGTGGAGAAGGCCGGCCTCAATGCCCACACGGAGCAGTGCTACCACGGCGGTCGGAGCCGCATCATGGCGGACGAGCTCCGGGAGGACCCGAAGCGCGACAAGTGGTGCGCGACCATGGCCATGGCTCTCGGCCGCAGCTTGAACGTGGTGTTCGCCCGCTTGGCGCAGAAGCACCTGACGCCCGAGGACGAGACCGCGATGGGCGGCGCCTATGGCTTCGGCGCGCCGGTGCCCTTCGTGATCCCCAACGAAGCGCCGAAGATCGAGATGCCGAACGACCCGCTCGAGTTCGCGCGAGCGTCCGCCGGGTTCTGGCACACGAGCCTGTCGCCGCTGGCGGCGGTGGTGTTGGCGCAGACGGTGGCGAACGGCGGCGTCGCGCTCCAGCCGCGCATCGTGCGGGCGGTGTACGAGGGTCAGGAGAAGGTGTGGGAAGACACCGACGAGCCCACCACCCTGCGGCGTGCGGTGAAGCCGGAGACGGCCGCCGAGGTGACCCAGATGATGAAAGAGACGGTGGCCAACGGCTCCGCCTACAAGAGCTTCCACGACCGCCGCGGGCGGCCGTACTTGCCCGGGATCACCGTGGCTGGAAAGACGGGGACCCTCACCCGCCACAAGGCAAACCGCCTCTACACCTGGTTCGTGGGCTTTGCGCCCGCGGAAAAGCCCGAAGTCGCCATCGCCTCGCTTGTGGTGAACACTCCCACCTGGCGCATCAAAGGGCCGGAGTTGGCGAGAAATGTCCTTCGCGCCTACTTCGCCACCAAGGGTGTGAAGGGCGTGCACGCACCGTGA